One Pelorhabdus rhamnosifermentans DNA segment encodes these proteins:
- the flgK gene encoding flagellar hook-associated protein FlgK, giving the protein MNATFTGINIASRGIYTSQAAMSVVTNNTGNANTKGYCRQIVNQEAIGAAAVYGGRSILGNGTEVTSVSQLRDCRLDGRYWQENTRLGDWNTKANALTELEAVLNTATSSSGFNKIFENFYSALEDLDKNPGDNPNRNSLKEKGQGICQYLNESSQKLSEIRQDKNCAVKMAVDQINSFAQQIADLNGRISQALASGANANELKDQRGVLVDKLSKLTDISVTETTVNQSSDETENKKLAIRINGITLVDGSDAKRLEITQDGTTDGMYSVSWEETGEAFTATGGQLKAELDLRDGDGTNSAYKGVPYYINQLNKFAQTFAKAFNEGILAGETPAAKSYAGHAGGYLADGVTSGIRFFSYNNASSADLKTQIAADGVNAVYQKITAANISLSKDIEDDVKNIATASSSGGKDNAENMDKLIKLVKDSNMFNKGTPEDFYSSIISTLGTDSSTAQCSSTNATSLVKTINDRRLSVSGVEPNEETASMTLYQAAYRANSKMVSIWSEIYAKTIDMVNI; this is encoded by the coding sequence ATGAATGCAACTTTTACCGGCATTAACATAGCCAGCCGGGGTATTTATACAAGTCAGGCGGCTATGTCAGTGGTTACAAATAATACCGGCAATGCCAACACCAAAGGTTATTGTCGGCAGATAGTGAATCAAGAAGCGATTGGAGCAGCGGCTGTTTATGGCGGACGCTCCATACTTGGCAACGGCACGGAGGTGACCTCTGTAAGTCAACTCAGGGATTGCCGCCTGGACGGGCGATACTGGCAGGAAAATACCCGCTTAGGTGATTGGAATACGAAGGCCAATGCCCTGACAGAGCTGGAAGCAGTGCTGAATACTGCGACTTCCAGCAGTGGTTTCAATAAAATTTTCGAAAACTTTTACTCTGCCTTGGAAGATTTAGACAAAAACCCTGGCGACAATCCAAACAGGAATTCGCTCAAGGAGAAGGGACAGGGGATCTGCCAGTATTTAAATGAAAGTTCACAGAAGCTAAGTGAAATCAGGCAAGATAAGAATTGCGCCGTCAAGATGGCAGTGGATCAAATTAATTCTTTTGCTCAGCAGATTGCCGATTTGAACGGCAGAATCAGCCAGGCCTTGGCAAGCGGTGCGAATGCCAATGAACTCAAAGACCAGCGGGGCGTTTTGGTTGACAAATTATCCAAACTGACAGATATAAGCGTAACGGAAACAACCGTCAATCAGTCGTCGGATGAAACGGAAAATAAAAAACTTGCCATTCGGATCAATGGTATTACGCTTGTTGACGGCAGTGACGCCAAAAGGCTGGAAATTACGCAAGACGGCACAACCGATGGAATGTACAGTGTTAGCTGGGAGGAAACAGGCGAAGCATTTACGGCTACCGGTGGACAGCTAAAAGCGGAACTTGATTTGCGGGATGGCGACGGAACGAATTCGGCTTATAAAGGGGTGCCTTATTATATTAATCAATTGAACAAGTTTGCCCAAACTTTTGCCAAGGCTTTCAATGAGGGCATTCTGGCCGGGGAGACTCCTGCTGCGAAATCATACGCCGGTCATGCCGGCGGCTATTTGGCTGACGGCGTTACAAGCGGCATTCGCTTTTTCTCCTATAATAATGCCTCGTCGGCTGATCTGAAGACACAGATTGCTGCTGACGGTGTGAATGCGGTATATCAAAAAATTACGGCGGCCAACATATCCTTGTCAAAGGATATTGAGGATGATGTCAAAAATATTGCGACAGCGTCCAGCTCCGGCGGCAAGGATAATGCTGAAAATATGGATAAGTTGATTAAACTGGTGAAAGACAGCAATATGTTTAACAAAGGAACACCGGAGGATTTTTATAGTTCGATTATTTCCACATTGGGGACGGACAGCTCAACGGCACAGTGCTCATCTACCAATGCCACCAGTCTGGTAAAAACGATCAATGACCGCAGGCTTTCGGTGTCCGGGGTGGAGCCCAATGAAGAAACAGCCAGTATGACCCTATATCAGGCGGCATATCGAGCCAATTCCAAGATGGTGAGTATCTGGAGCGAGATTTATGCCAAAACGATTGATATGGTGAATATCTAA
- the flgL gene encoding flagellar hook-associated protein FlgL, giving the protein MRVTSNMMMSNSLYNISNNMQRLDKAQQQESTQSKIQLPSDDPEVATQAVKYRNYVSTVGQYQKNVDDATSWMKVTEGALSDLHDVVQKIRDLTVTASTGSMNDSNLNDIKQEVAQLKKTGIQILNTSYAGRYVFAGYETDTEPYTEKSLTVGSDTVARVTFKGKIVDLNGPVSTDVNSTIYADAYAANSGNVYQNNGVKQAMNYNIGFGNQITVNVEGQDVVGTDSGNNLFATLDKLFIGLDGKKSYQSISSGTATGSVTLSSGGCTVTAGINDKLALAVDGGASKELTIPPGAYASSAAFVAAVNKGISSTSLSGKVSASLNSSNQLVFTSASTSTSSAVVVSDGTPGGALTAYVGTATTAAGGTAKPTAFTLTSILGDLDTDLDRISSVTSSLGARENTASIATNRLGDDNTVYTKLMATNESVDAAEVITKVAAAKVVYESSLAAAAKATSKSLLDYIS; this is encoded by the coding sequence GTGAGAGTAACAAGCAATATGATGATGTCAAACAGTCTCTATAATATTAGCAATAATATGCAACGCCTGGATAAGGCGCAGCAGCAGGAGTCTACCCAGTCCAAAATCCAATTGCCTTCCGATGATCCTGAAGTAGCTACCCAGGCGGTTAAGTACCGAAACTATGTGTCTACCGTAGGGCAGTATCAGAAAAATGTCGACGATGCCACTTCCTGGATGAAGGTCACCGAAGGCGCTTTAAGCGATTTGCACGATGTGGTACAGAAGATTCGTGACTTAACGGTGACTGCTTCTACTGGCAGTATGAATGATTCGAACCTAAATGATATTAAGCAGGAAGTAGCACAGCTGAAGAAGACGGGTATTCAGATTCTGAATACCTCTTATGCTGGACGGTATGTTTTCGCTGGTTACGAGACAGATACAGAGCCGTACACGGAAAAATCGCTTACGGTTGGCTCGGATACGGTGGCTAGAGTGACCTTTAAGGGGAAAATAGTGGATTTAAACGGGCCGGTATCCACCGATGTAAATTCTACGATTTATGCTGATGCTTATGCGGCTAATTCCGGTAATGTATACCAGAACAATGGAGTCAAACAGGCTATGAATTATAATATTGGTTTTGGTAATCAGATTACAGTTAATGTGGAAGGCCAGGATGTAGTCGGTACAGATTCGGGCAACAATTTATTTGCTACTTTGGATAAATTGTTCATTGGTTTGGATGGTAAAAAAAGCTATCAATCCATTTCCAGCGGTACGGCAACAGGTTCTGTCACTCTTTCCTCCGGCGGATGTACCGTTACGGCAGGTATCAATGACAAGCTTGCACTTGCTGTGGATGGAGGTGCGTCAAAGGAGCTTACCATTCCGCCCGGAGCTTATGCATCGTCGGCGGCTTTTGTTGCTGCAGTTAATAAAGGAATTAGCTCGACCTCATTAAGCGGAAAGGTTAGTGCTTCCCTTAACAGCAGCAATCAGCTTGTATTTACGTCAGCTTCGACCAGTACTTCCAGTGCAGTTGTCGTATCTGACGGAACGCCAGGCGGCGCTTTGACTGCCTATGTCGGGACAGCCACGACAGCTGCCGGAGGGACTGCCAAACCGACTGCCTTTACCCTTACCAGCATTCTCGGCGATTTGGATACCGATCTTGACCGGATTTCGTCTGTGACTTCAAGCTTAGGAGCAAGGGAGAATACGGCCTCTATTGCCACCAACCGGCTGGGGGATGACAATACCGTTTATACAAAATTAATGGCGACCAACGAATCGGTTGATGCAGCCGAAGTAATTACCAAAGTAGCTGCAGCTAAGGTGGTTTACGAAAGTTCTCTGGCTGCTGCCGCTAAAGCCACCAGCAAAAGCTTGTTGGATTATATCAGTTAG
- the fliD gene encoding flagellar filament capping protein FliD — protein MSSSSSTSPTTVNGVTRFSGLSSGVDVDSLVQKLISADSGTLNKLKQTNQIDKWKQEQYRTIISDITAFSDKYLNLASSDSILRQSSFQQFKVTSDNSAVSAIANGDAVKGTHTLSVSQLATAATQASNSGVTKDVSGSGMPDYDSLKGKSFTIKVDGTVRTVTFDSAYDSSAQTGVQYVQAAMNKAIGTANDSSGTTINKITVSEDSGCLKFVPTANSGVGSITVNNASAKGAFSALGFNAGSNLSNRLSMSDTLATVAGKLKSPFAFDSSSGEIEFTINGKKFSFDKSEALGDMIDTINRDTDANVTMKYDQNFDQLVITANSTGAGKTLSIADTSGTFVSRVLTIPTEGKDAQVVLDRQRLTRSSNSFTQDGVTYTANKVTSDAASVNIAQDVDGIYTKISNFITGYNTLIKEVNDKISESYDKNYLPLTDDQQKAMSETERTNWDKKAQTGLLERDSVLDSMVYNMRSALMSSVSGQSESLIKLGITTGKYTEKGKLYIDEDKLRKAISNDPQGVMNFFIQQSTTYPGTITVRTLNSSERNTRTREEGLAYKLYDILQDNIGTVRDSNGTKGLLIEKAGTTGDASETTNGLTKEMNTLADKITAEQKRINNEENRYYTQFTNMETALEKLSSQSSFLSSFASS, from the coding sequence ATGTCGTCTAGTTCTTCAACCAGTCCAACTACGGTTAATGGTGTCACGCGATTCAGTGGTTTATCTTCTGGTGTGGATGTGGATTCTTTGGTTCAGAAACTTATAAGTGCGGATTCCGGAACACTGAATAAGTTGAAACAAACGAATCAAATTGATAAATGGAAACAGGAACAGTACCGGACAATAATTAGCGACATTACAGCTTTTTCCGATAAATACTTGAATTTGGCGTCGTCGGACAGTATATTGAGGCAAAGTAGTTTTCAGCAATTTAAGGTTACCAGTGATAACAGCGCCGTTTCGGCTATAGCGAACGGCGATGCAGTCAAAGGGACTCACACTCTGTCCGTTAGCCAGTTGGCTACTGCTGCTACGCAGGCAAGCAACAGCGGCGTTACTAAAGATGTGTCAGGTTCTGGCATGCCGGATTATGATTCTCTCAAGGGAAAAAGCTTTACTATTAAGGTGGATGGAACTGTCCGGACGGTAACCTTTGATTCTGCCTATGATTCTTCTGCACAAACTGGCGTGCAGTATGTGCAGGCCGCCATGAATAAGGCTATCGGCACAGCCAACGACAGCAGCGGCACGACCATTAATAAAATTACGGTTAGTGAAGACAGCGGTTGTTTGAAATTTGTCCCTACCGCTAATAGCGGTGTCGGTAGTATTACCGTCAATAACGCTTCTGCCAAAGGAGCTTTCAGCGCGCTCGGTTTTAATGCCGGTTCAAATCTGTCAAATCGGCTGAGTATGTCGGATACCCTGGCGACGGTTGCCGGGAAGCTGAAGTCGCCCTTTGCTTTTGATTCCTCATCAGGGGAAATAGAATTTACAATCAATGGTAAGAAGTTCTCTTTCGATAAAAGCGAAGCTCTCGGCGACATGATCGATACAATTAATAGAGATACAGATGCTAATGTGACGATGAAATATGATCAAAACTTCGATCAATTGGTGATAACCGCCAATAGTACCGGCGCCGGTAAGACACTTAGCATAGCGGATACTAGCGGTACCTTTGTGTCAAGAGTGCTGACTATCCCGACTGAAGGTAAGGACGCGCAGGTGGTATTGGATAGGCAAAGACTGACCCGCAGTTCCAATTCATTTACCCAGGACGGGGTCACCTATACTGCAAACAAGGTAACATCGGATGCTGCTTCGGTTAATATCGCACAGGATGTGGATGGTATCTATACTAAAATTAGTAATTTTATTACTGGTTATAACACGCTTATTAAGGAAGTAAATGATAAAATATCGGAAAGTTATGACAAGAATTATCTACCACTTACCGATGACCAACAAAAAGCTATGTCAGAAACGGAAAGAACCAATTGGGATAAAAAAGCCCAGACTGGCTTACTGGAACGGGACTCAGTATTAGATAGTATGGTTTATAATATGAGAAGTGCGCTGATGTCTTCCGTTTCCGGACAGTCGGAGAGCTTGATTAAACTTGGAATTACTACCGGTAAATATACGGAAAAGGGAAAACTCTATATTGATGAAGATAAGTTAAGAAAGGCGATAAGTAATGATCCTCAAGGTGTAATGAACTTTTTTATTCAGCAATCAACAACTTATCCGGGAACCATTACCGTACGGACGCTTAACAGCAGCGAAAGAAATACCAGGACACGTGAAGAGGGCTTGGCCTATAAGCTATATGATATTTTACAGGATAATATCGGAACGGTGCGTGATTCAAATGGCACCAAGGGGCTGCTGATTGAAAAGGCGGGGACGACGGGCGATGCTTCAGAAACAACGAATGGTCTGACAAAAGAAATGAATACCTTAGCCGATAAAATTACGGCAGAGCAAAAACGTATCAATAATGAAGAAAACCGTTATTACACCCAGTTTACCAATATGGAAACTGCTTTGGAAAAATTATCATCTCAGTCGTCTTTTCTTTCTTCATTTGCCAGCTCTTGA
- a CDS encoding DUF4870 domain-containing protein produces the protein MNVTGEQKMLAILAHLAYLLGGLGFIIAPLVIFLIKNEDSFVHEHAKQALIAHLAILAATIVSGILCVVVIGLLLLPVIGILWLLLLITSIIAAIKAADGQLYEYPFIQHWVKKI, from the coding sequence ATGAATGTTACGGGAGAACAAAAAATGCTGGCAATTTTAGCTCATCTTGCTTATCTCTTAGGAGGATTAGGATTCATTATTGCGCCGCTAGTCATTTTTCTGATCAAAAATGAGGACTCTTTTGTACATGAACATGCAAAACAAGCCTTAATTGCCCATTTAGCTATTTTAGCTGCTACGATAGTGAGCGGAATATTATGTGTTGTAGTAATTGGTCTGTTACTACTCCCCGTTATCGGCATCCTTTGGCTGCTACTGCTCATTACTTCCATCATCGCCGCAATTAAAGCAGCGGACGGTCAGCTTTATGAATATCCTTTTATTCAGCACTGGGTAAAAAAAATATAA
- a CDS encoding MFS transporter has protein sequence MTINNEKLWTKDFILFTISNTFLFSGFHILLPTLPIYVLKQGGTSTDVGLLSAIFVFCAILIRFFTDYGISKWGKKYYLYIGCILCFVAAISYTLATTVPRLLSLRVVHGIGFGIATTLYATIVSDILPKSRRGEGIGYFGLGTTLAMAVAPGLGVWIVDNLSFNNLFIVATVSQIIGLLSMSLCSIPDDRTVHSQTLEKSSLMEKLIDKQLPFQAFLTILFGVCIGGVLNFIALLAKEVHIANAGYFFLVCTLCIFLSRLVTGKIFDRKGPAWVILPGTILFLLGFIVLAQSSSMTSFLTASALYGFGYGTIFPAIQTWMFNLVPASRRSAASATFYNMVDVGNGIGSIALGMLAEKLGYASIYWCSAIIMGIFLISYIGFVINKNQELADNPQDVEAKG, from the coding sequence ATGACAATTAATAACGAAAAATTATGGACAAAGGATTTTATTTTATTTACCATTTCTAATACTTTCTTATTTAGCGGTTTTCATATTTTGCTGCCAACCCTTCCTATTTATGTTCTAAAACAAGGCGGAACAAGTACAGATGTTGGACTATTATCGGCAATTTTTGTTTTTTGTGCAATACTCATTCGTTTCTTTACGGATTATGGAATAAGTAAATGGGGTAAAAAGTATTATTTATATATTGGATGTATATTATGCTTTGTTGCTGCCATAAGTTATACCTTAGCGACTACTGTACCTCGTTTGCTCTCCTTGCGGGTAGTCCACGGTATCGGTTTCGGTATCGCCACTACTCTGTATGCTACGATTGTATCCGACATACTCCCAAAATCGCGTCGCGGTGAAGGAATCGGTTACTTTGGCCTGGGTACCACTCTTGCAATGGCCGTCGCCCCCGGCCTTGGAGTATGGATTGTGGATAACCTCTCTTTTAACAATCTGTTTATTGTAGCAACGGTTAGTCAGATTATTGGACTTTTGAGCATGAGCCTTTGTTCTATTCCTGATGATCGAACAGTCCATTCACAGACTCTGGAAAAATCTTCTCTTATGGAGAAGCTAATTGATAAACAGCTTCCATTTCAAGCATTTCTTACGATACTCTTCGGTGTTTGTATCGGTGGAGTTTTAAATTTCATCGCTTTATTAGCCAAGGAAGTTCATATTGCGAACGCAGGCTATTTTTTCCTGGTATGCACCCTATGTATCTTTTTATCACGGCTAGTAACGGGAAAAATATTTGATAGAAAAGGCCCGGCCTGGGTTATCTTACCTGGAACAATATTATTTTTACTGGGTTTTATCGTTCTAGCACAAAGTAGTAGCATGACCTCTTTCCTAACAGCGTCTGCATTGTACGGATTTGGTTATGGAACAATTTTTCCTGCAATACAAACCTGGATGTTTAATCTTGTACCAGCATCTAGACGAAGTGCGGCCAGCGCAACCTTTTATAATATGGTGGACGTTGGCAACGGCATAGGTTCCATTGCCTTAGGAATGCTCGCGGAAAAACTCGGCTATGCTTCGATTTATTGGTGCTCTGCTATCATTATGGGCATTTTCCTAATCAGCTATATAGGATTCGTAATCAATAAAAATCAAGAATTGGCGGATAATCCGCAAGATGTTGAGGCAAAAGGATAA
- a CDS encoding DUF1848 domain-containing protein translates to MIISASRRTDIPAFYSEWFVNRLKAGFVYVKNPLNSKQISNILLTPDKVDCIVFWTKNAQPMLPSLDTIDGMGYSYYFQFTLTPYDRSLERNLGDKQEILQGFKRLSKRIGKQRVIWRYDPIIINERFSVKYHLQSFDKLCYELCGYTTKCVFSYVDIYAKIGKLAKKIIGNEVGIDNMNKIAQGFADIAKENQIILETCSEEIDLSQYGIHHTACIDQKTIESITGYAINSKKDKNQRQACGCIESVDIGAYNSCFHGCIYCYATLNDTMVQNNRCCHDVHSPLLIGQPGINDKITDRLVKSLKSTQIPLF, encoded by the coding sequence ATGATTATAAGTGCTAGTCGGCGAACAGATATTCCGGCCTTTTATTCGGAGTGGTTTGTAAATCGTTTAAAAGCAGGGTTTGTTTATGTGAAAAATCCCCTAAACTCCAAGCAAATTAGTAATATTCTCTTAACTCCAGATAAGGTAGATTGTATTGTTTTTTGGACTAAAAATGCCCAGCCCATGCTGCCAAGTTTAGACACAATCGATGGGATGGGCTATTCTTATTATTTTCAGTTCACCTTGACCCCTTATGATCGCAGCCTTGAAAGGAACTTAGGTGATAAACAGGAAATCTTACAAGGCTTTAAAAGATTGAGCAAGAGAATCGGAAAGCAGCGAGTTATCTGGCGTTATGATCCTATTATTATTAATGAACGCTTCTCTGTTAAATATCATTTACAGTCTTTTGACAAGTTGTGTTATGAGCTTTGTGGTTATACAACGAAATGTGTCTTTAGTTATGTCGATATCTATGCCAAAATAGGGAAACTAGCGAAAAAAATTATTGGTAATGAAGTCGGCATTGACAATATGAATAAAATTGCCCAAGGCTTTGCTGATATTGCTAAAGAAAACCAGATTATTTTAGAAACGTGTTCTGAAGAAATCGACCTTAGTCAATATGGCATTCATCATACAGCTTGCATTGATCAAAAGACCATTGAATCTATTACCGGATATGCCATTAATTCAAAAAAAGATAAAAATCAACGGCAAGCATGTGGATGTATCGAGAGCGTTGATATAGGGGCGTACAACAGCTGTTTTCATGGTTGTATATATTGCTATGCTACATTGAATGACACGATGGTTCAAAACAATCGTTGCTGCCATGATGTTCATTCCCCTTTGTTGATTGGTCAGCCTGGGATAAATGATAAAATAACGGACAGACTAGTCAAATCTCTTAAAAGTACACAGATTCCTTTGTTTTAA
- a CDS encoding MarR family winged helix-turn-helix transcriptional regulator: MEKTDALVRQLYQTTRIITKELNRLLGQYELHSSEWTVIASIREKGVVSQIILAEHLNIEPSAISKSLVALEKKGLIKREEGSDKRAKMVSLTSKALALYPKWEKIVRQHRKQILQGISDEKLSDLFLTFETIFSNAQDIKK, from the coding sequence ATGGAAAAAACAGATGCCTTGGTTCGTCAACTCTACCAAACCACCCGTATTATTACCAAAGAATTAAATCGCCTATTAGGACAATATGAACTTCATAGTTCTGAATGGACAGTCATTGCAAGCATAAGGGAAAAAGGCGTTGTATCGCAAATTATACTCGCTGAACATTTAAATATCGAGCCTTCCGCCATATCTAAAAGTTTAGTTGCATTAGAAAAAAAAGGACTCATTAAACGCGAAGAAGGTTCCGACAAACGTGCAAAAATGGTTTCTTTAACTTCAAAGGCCCTTGCCCTCTATCCTAAGTGGGAAAAAATTGTTAGACAGCATCGAAAACAAATTTTACAAGGAATTTCCGATGAAAAACTAAGTGACCTATTTCTAACCTTCGAAACCATTTTTTCCAATGCACAGGACATAAAAAAATAA
- a CDS encoding universal stress protein, with translation MFGKILVPIDGSVEALAATRYARKIAEKFSSAVTLIHIIQHSAYLVSDNHQLPNSVIKSLDDRGNQVLAEALEIFQDFDGRVTSRIEYGHPGIKITEISKENNYSLIIMGRRGMSDVAKLLIGSVSNYVLHYALCPTLIIRDND, from the coding sequence ATGTTTGGAAAAATTTTAGTTCCTATCGATGGCTCAGTGGAAGCATTAGCAGCAACAAGATATGCTCGAAAAATAGCCGAAAAATTTAGCAGTGCCGTAACCTTGATCCATATCATTCAGCATTCTGCTTACCTTGTGTCAGATAATCATCAATTACCAAATTCCGTAATCAAAAGTTTGGATGACAGAGGAAATCAAGTTTTAGCAGAAGCATTAGAAATTTTTCAGGATTTTGATGGTCGAGTAACAAGTCGCATCGAATATGGCCACCCCGGCATAAAAATTACGGAAATCAGTAAGGAAAACAATTATTCATTAATCATTATGGGACGTCGCGGTATGAGTGATGTTGCCAAACTCTTAATCGGCAGTGTCAGCAATTATGTACTTCACTATGCACTATGTCCAACATTAATCATCCGCGACAACGACTAA